CGAAAACCCTGATGCGGATACGCTCGGAAGTGCCTTAGCTTTATACCTCTTTCTAAAGAAGAAGGGTAAAAAGGTAAAAGTGGGATGTAAAGATAGGGTGCCTCACTTTCTTGATTTTCTGCCTCATTCGGATGAGATAATTGAGCTTCCCACACCGGAGGTTTTTGATACAGGTATTATAGTGGATGCGAGCGGTTTTTATAGAGCAGGTACAGAGGTCAAAGCCATAAAGAAGGTTAGGATAGATCACCACATAGGCGGTGAATTTTACGGCATTTATGACTATGTTGATCCTTCCGCGCCTGCAACCGCTTACATAATCTATCAAATTCTCAAGGTGTGGGACGAATCAGCCATTGATAGTCAGATAGCCGAATGTCTTTATGCGGGGCTTGCAACGGATACAGGATTTTTCAAGTATTCTAACACTTCAGCGGAAACTTTTCAGATAGCTAAGGAGCTTGTAGAAAAGGGTGCTGATCCTCACCGGACATATAT
This genomic interval from Hydrogenobacter sp. contains the following:
- a CDS encoding bifunctional oligoribonuclease/PAP phosphatase NrnA, yielding MRHEGVPIIDMLKQEEGSILVFSHENPDADTLGSALALYLFLKKKGKKVKVGCKDRVPHFLDFLPHSDEIIELPTPEVFDTGIIVDASGFYRAGTEVKAIKKVRIDHHIGGEFYGIYDYVDPSAPATAYIIYQILKVWDESAIDSQIAECLYAGLATDTGFFKYSNTSAETFQIAKELVEKGADPHRTYMMFSERESLGKMRLISKVLDTLNLYEDGLIAGIIVYDSFFKETGTTYPDSEGLVNFPRSIEGVEVAFALIEKPDEGVWKASLRSKEKVNVANIAQKLGGGGHKYASGCKIKARSTAEALDILLSAIKEELKQEYSQKVQCPA